The genomic window GGCACCCAGGCCATCTCCTGGCGCGTCCTGGTCCTGCCGTACATCGAGCAGAACAACGCCTTCAACAACATCAACTTCACGCAGTGGGCCCAGAACGGGGCCGGCGCCACGATCCAGACCGTGTGGAACATGTCGTTCTCCAGCTTCCTCTGCCCGTCGGACGGCCAGAACGAGAACGGATTCCGCGCGGTCAACGTCGCGACCGGCCAGTATCCGATGTTCACCCCGCCCGGCGCGATCAAGGTGCCCATCACGAACTACAACATGAGCTTCGGCGACAACTACGCCATGCTCCCCCTCGGCACGGCGAATCCGTGGGAGACCCCCCTGCCCCTCGCCAATCCGACCCTGCCCCGCATCGGCTTCAACGGCTTCTGGGGCACGACCGGCGTGGTCAACTACGGCGGCGAGACCGGCGGCATGCGCGGCTTCTCCGACTACCGCACGATGGGCGTCGCCCGCATCGCCTCGGTGACCGACGGGACGAGCAATACCGCCTTCGCCGGCGAGGCCCTGCCCGCCCAGGACGGGAACAACGAGTTCTGGACCGCCTCCAGCGCCGGGTCGGGCATGACCATCCCCCTCAACTGGTACACCGGCGACGCGTCGAAGTGCGACTACGGCGACCAGTCGAACCTGCACAACCGCTGCAACTACGCCTCCCGCGGGTTCAAGAGCCTGCATCCCGGCGGTGCCAACTTCCTCTTCGCCGACGGCTCCGTGAAGTTCATCAAGAATTCCATCAACCTGCTGACCTACTGCGCCATCGGCAGCCGGGCCGGCGGCGAGGTCGTCAGCGCCGACTCCTACTGATCCTCGCCGCGAAGCCGGCGGCCGTCGCGGCCGCCTGAGCATTGGGCCTCGTCAGCACGGCGCCCCGGCGGCTCGGCCCCGGGGCGTCGGCACGCATGCCAAGGCTCCAAATCGTCGGCTCCGACGACATGTACAACGGTTGATGCAGCTTGCAGACGTCATTTCCGGAAGGGCTGGACACCATGATCGCTATCGGCAAGTCGAACCATCGCCTGCTCCTCGCAGTCGGCACCTTGTCCCTGTTCGTGCTCGGTTGTTCCGACGACGGTCTCGACAAGCGCTACCCGATCTCGGGCAAGGTGACGTACAAGGGGGCCCCCGTGGCCACCGGCACCATCAGCTTCGCCAATGAGGACCCGGCCAAGCACGGCGCCCAGGGGGAGCTCAAGGACGGCTATTACTCACTCACGACCCTGACGCCGGGAGACGGTGCCCTGCCCGGCAAGTACAAGGTCACGATCGAGTCCCGGGACATCGACCTGACCGAGGTGCGGGCCTTCGTCAAGTCCAAGGGGGGGAACCCGGACGCACAGCTTCCTCAGGAGCTGGTCAACAAGGCCCGTGCGAAGGCCAAGAGCAACGTCCCGGAGAAGTACACCGCGCTCAAGACCACTCCCCTGACCGCGGAAGTCGGCACGTCCGCCAAGACGCTCGACTTCGACCTCACCGACTGACGCCCGGTTCCCGCGTCTCCACGGCGCGGCACAGGGTTCGCGACGCGGAACGAAACGAGCCGAGCCGGGCGTGCCCCGGCTCGGCTCTCGGCGTTTCGGCCCGCGATCAGCGAGGAGCCGAGGGCCCGGGAGCGGCCCGCAACCGGTAGAAGTTGGCCAGTCCGTCCTTCCCCTCCCTGGCGTAGTGATCGGCCAGGAGGAGGTTCGCCTGGGTATGTCCGGGATGTTCCCGAAGGATCTTCTCGCCCCACCGGACGCCCTCATCGGGATGGCCGTGTTCGAACATCCAGCGTGCGGCCGCCACCTGGGCTTCGACGTCTCCGGGGGAGTTGAGGAGTTGCATCTGGAGCTTCTTCAGGACCTCGCCCTCGGCGCGAAGCCGGTCGGTCGCCTCCCGCTCGGCCTTCGCCTCCTCCTTCATCCCCAGCCGGGTGAACGCGAGGCTCCGAAGGTAGTGGACATCCGGCTCGCTGCCATCCACCTTCAACGCCCGATCCAGGTCGCTCATCGCCGCCTCGACCCGCCCCAGTCGCAGCTCGTACTTGGCGAGCTCGAGCAGGGGCCGCACGTCCCTCGGGCCCGCCTCGATGGCCTGGCGGAACCGGCCGACCGCCTGCTCCTCGTCGCCCCGCTCCATGGCGACCTGCGCCAGCCCGAGCAGCGCGTCGTGGGAGCCGGGCGAACGGGCCAGGAGGGACTCGTATTCTTTCGCGGCGTCGTCGAGCCGGTGGAGTTGCAGGTACAGGCCGCCGAGCTCTCGCCTCGCCTCGATGTTGCCGGGATCGCGCTTCAAGGCCTGGGTGTAGTCCTCGATGAGGACGTCGTTCTCCGTATCGGTCTTGCGATCGACGATCGCCTTCCAGAGGTAAGTCCTGGCGTCGTCCGGGGCGTCACGGATCCAACGTTCGATGACCTCGCGTGCCTCGCGGAGCCGGAAGGTTTCCAGCAGCGTCCTGGCCAGGGCCTCCTCGACCGCAGGGTCCGGAGCCGTGGACTGCTCGAGCGCCCGACGCAGGAGCGGCTCGGCCTCTC from Aquisphaera giovannonii includes these protein-coding regions:
- a CDS encoding DUF1559 domain-containing protein, with amino-acid sequence MRRRGFTLIELLVVIAIIAVLIALLLPAVQSAREAARRAQCVNNLKQIGLAAHNYESTNGVFPPGAITKTLAEQNAPGAGWGHWGTQAISWRVLVLPYIEQNNAFNNINFTQWAQNGAGATIQTVWNMSFSSFLCPSDGQNENGFRAVNVATGQYPMFTPPGAIKVPITNYNMSFGDNYAMLPLGTANPWETPLPLANPTLPRIGFNGFWGTTGVVNYGGETGGMRGFSDYRTMGVARIASVTDGTSNTAFAGEALPAQDGNNEFWTASSAGSGMTIPLNWYTGDASKCDYGDQSNLHNRCNYASRGFKSLHPGGANFLFADGSVKFIKNSINLLTYCAIGSRAGGEVVSADSY
- a CDS encoding tetratricopeptide repeat protein gives rise to the protein MESSSPPTIPASDTPDAQAGQGRRISSAPQGGPTRGSVGGRRRLVISAAALAAAGGVWLGVRKAREELGVRAEAEAARRYMAEQDYEQALPHLQRWVQARPASGEAMFLVAKGMFATGTMDQGFAALERARALGYPGREIDRQRGLALSGAGKHREAEPLLRRALEQSTAPDPAVEEALARTLLETFRLREAREVIERWIRDAPDDARTYLWKAIVDRKTDTENDVLIEDYTQALKRDPGNIEARRELGGLYLQLHRLDDAAKEYESLLARSPGSHDALLGLAQVAMERGDEEQAVGRFRQAIEAGPRDVRPLLELAKYELRLGRVEAAMSDLDRALKVDGSEPDVHYLRSLAFTRLGMKEEAKAEREATDRLRAEGEVLKKLQMQLLNSPGDVEAQVAAARWMFEHGHPDEGVRWGEKILREHPGHTQANLLLADHYAREGKDGLANFYRLRAAPGPSAPR